A DNA window from Zingiber officinale cultivar Zhangliang chromosome 3A, Zo_v1.1, whole genome shotgun sequence contains the following coding sequences:
- the LOC122050849 gene encoding uncharacterized protein LOC122050849: MRRKLFLRIVNALENHSVFFQHRDDVIRRKGLSPLQKCTATIRQLAYRVPADHLDKYLRMDESTAIRCLFKFCEYVVKIFGDRYLIMSNADDVQRLLQMNDERHDLPGMLGNLDCMHMKWKNYPVA, from the coding sequence ATGCGAAGAAAGTTATTCCTCCGCATAGTAAATGCATTAGAGAATCATTCAGTATTTTTTCAACATAGAGACGATGTTATACGAAGAAAAGGGTTGTCACCACTACAAAAATGCACCGCTACAATTCGTCAACTGGCTTACAGAGTCCCCGCCGATCATCTTGACAAGTACCTACGTATGGATGAATCAACTGCCATCAGGTGTCTTTTCAAGTTCTGCGAATACGTGGTTAAAATATTTGGTGATAGGTACTTGATAATGTCAAATGCTGATGATGTTCAACGTCTTCTTCAAATGAATGATGAGAGGCATGACTTACCTGGCATGTTAGGCAATCTTGATTGTATGCACATGAAATGGAAAAATTATCCAGTTGCTTAG